One genomic region from Rhizomicrobium palustre encodes:
- a CDS encoding TonB-dependent receptor domain-containing protein yields MTEHKHLRAVLLGGISLAAFYAAPAFAQETLETVTVTGSRVITDTTLSPTPITSLDVTQLQTTTPTDIPDALNKLPTIIGGRTPRNQGNGSTNNGGNTLALRNFGASRTLVLLDGHRVPASNQDGTVNVDTLPQVLMQQIDIVTGGASAVYGSDAVAGVINFVLNKNFNGFKYNVNAGISNYGDGAQHQVELAYGTPLFGGKGHFETAGRYRYQDMVPIKNRPYGQNGQSWLQAGGGTTSNPWVDVPYGRTFNQSMHGTINCGSACQYNRYTFNAPGEISPMVHGVISPSGGLESGGDGGWVQNGTFRSKVRMADLFARFSYDITPSINAYVQGSVAESEDFSRWITWVVSGASSRPNTVFANNPFLTAATQQKLGASINCNDPVASAGWRCLPAVPSVSPQTGTTPPPPPNVPYFSAPSYIWSHVGGVDAPQNLYQTRGLQRNVNVETGATGTLSGLNWDVYYNHGESRLKVLNPNNTDNAKYLASLDAVVAPTGTKVNGQDISGSITCWVLTQPQYAGLYPGCIPSNIFDPNGPSQAAYDYLKTPTWWILTQKVDDIGGSIHGGLWGFGLPAGEITAALSAEARWNTYDLTNNGRSPTEFVDCTGLRMCLANGGAPVRYVQNTNAPVSASNSVYEFAAEFNVPLLKDMPLVQSLSADFAGRYTNYSNFGGVETWKIGGDWHVDDNIHFRGTMSFDIRAPNLNDLYQPAGISSTGFQDLLTGKSDNTRLVTRGNPNLKPENARTYTAGVVLTPTFLQGFNFSVDWYQTHMTQAITGISYQSNDVQKFCINSAPAYNSPYCSLAVRPITNPSDPAFTSPANYPTEVWSAGFNSATQQMEGFDIEANYRWNMEELLPWFPGDFTIRHMMTYQPVNTTVNFPGAPPAWAFAPKLRQTSFLNYTNGNFSLSLQNQLLSSVKKATNSTQVYTIPRLGSNDVLDVTVSERFDLWGASNEVYLSVSNIGNTRAPLYTAGTAGLPGLFYPTAGFHDDMGRYFTLGLKGNF; encoded by the coding sequence ATGACAGAGCATAAGCATTTGCGGGCAGTCTTGCTGGGCGGCATCAGCCTTGCTGCGTTTTACGCTGCACCGGCCTTCGCGCAGGAAACCTTGGAAACCGTGACCGTCACCGGTTCGCGCGTCATCACCGACACCACCTTGTCGCCGACGCCGATTACATCCTTGGATGTTACGCAACTACAGACCACCACGCCGACCGATATCCCGGACGCCCTCAACAAGCTACCCACCATCATTGGCGGGCGCACGCCGCGCAACCAGGGTAACGGCAGCACGAATAATGGTGGCAACACGCTGGCTTTGCGTAACTTCGGCGCCTCGCGCACCCTAGTGCTGCTCGATGGTCATCGCGTTCCGGCGTCCAACCAGGACGGCACAGTCAACGTTGATACGCTGCCCCAAGTGTTGATGCAGCAGATCGATATCGTCACCGGCGGCGCCTCGGCGGTTTACGGCTCCGATGCCGTGGCTGGTGTGATCAACTTCGTGCTCAACAAGAATTTCAACGGCTTCAAGTACAACGTCAACGCCGGTATTTCGAACTATGGCGATGGTGCCCAGCACCAGGTCGAACTGGCCTATGGCACCCCACTGTTCGGTGGCAAAGGCCATTTTGAGACCGCGGGCCGCTATCGTTATCAAGACATGGTTCCGATCAAGAACCGTCCCTATGGCCAGAACGGACAATCATGGCTGCAGGCGGGTGGTGGCACGACCTCCAATCCTTGGGTTGATGTTCCTTACGGGCGCACCTTCAACCAGTCGATGCACGGCACCATCAATTGCGGCTCGGCCTGCCAATATAACCGTTACACCTTCAATGCGCCTGGTGAGATTTCCCCCATGGTCCATGGCGTCATCTCACCGTCAGGTGGTTTGGAAAGCGGCGGTGATGGCGGTTGGGTGCAGAATGGTACCTTCCGCTCCAAAGTTAGAATGGCCGATTTGTTCGCCCGCTTCAGCTACGACATCACGCCGAGCATTAATGCTTATGTTCAGGGCAGTGTGGCGGAGTCGGAAGACTTCTCGCGCTGGATTACCTGGGTGGTAAGCGGCGCGAGCAGCCGCCCCAACACGGTCTTCGCGAACAACCCATTCTTGACTGCTGCCACGCAGCAAAAGCTGGGCGCGAGTATCAACTGTAACGATCCGGTTGCCTCGGCGGGCTGGCGCTGCTTGCCTGCTGTGCCTTCGGTCTCACCGCAGACCGGGACCACGCCGCCGCCGCCGCCGAATGTGCCGTACTTCTCGGCGCCCTCTTACATCTGGAGCCATGTCGGTGGCGTGGACGCGCCGCAGAACCTCTATCAAACCCGCGGCTTGCAGCGGAACGTCAATGTCGAAACGGGCGCCACGGGCACGCTCTCAGGGCTGAATTGGGACGTCTATTACAATCACGGTGAAAGCCGCCTGAAGGTCTTGAACCCCAACAACACCGACAACGCCAAATACCTTGCCTCGTTGGACGCGGTGGTTGCGCCGACCGGTACCAAGGTCAATGGTCAGGACATCAGCGGCAGCATCACCTGCTGGGTGCTGACTCAGCCGCAATATGCGGGCCTCTATCCTGGATGTATTCCATCCAACATATTCGACCCCAACGGGCCTTCGCAGGCCGCCTATGATTATCTGAAAACGCCGACCTGGTGGATTTTGACTCAGAAGGTGGATGACATTGGCGGTTCGATCCATGGCGGGCTCTGGGGCTTTGGCCTTCCGGCCGGTGAAATCACCGCCGCTCTGTCTGCGGAAGCACGCTGGAACACCTACGACCTGACCAATAACGGCCGCTCGCCGACGGAGTTTGTGGATTGCACCGGCCTTCGCATGTGTCTCGCCAATGGCGGCGCCCCGGTGCGCTATGTGCAGAACACCAACGCCCCGGTCAGTGCGAGCAACAGCGTCTATGAATTCGCGGCGGAATTTAACGTACCGCTGCTGAAAGACATGCCGTTGGTGCAATCTTTGTCGGCCGACTTCGCCGGACGCTACACAAACTACTCAAACTTCGGTGGGGTGGAGACGTGGAAAATCGGCGGCGATTGGCACGTCGACGACAACATCCATTTCCGTGGTACGATGTCGTTCGATATCCGCGCACCCAACCTCAACGATCTTTATCAACCGGCTGGTATTTCCTCGACCGGCTTCCAGGATCTTCTCACCGGCAAGAGCGACAACACTCGCCTTGTCACGCGCGGCAACCCCAACCTGAAGCCGGAAAACGCACGTACCTATACTGCGGGCGTGGTGCTGACGCCGACCTTCCTGCAGGGCTTCAATTTCTCGGTCGACTGGTATCAGACCCACATGACCCAGGCGATCACGGGCATCAGCTATCAGAGCAACGACGTGCAGAAGTTCTGCATCAACAGTGCGCCTGCCTATAACTCGCCTTACTGCTCTTTGGCGGTGCGCCCGATCACTAACCCGAGCGATCCTGCCTTTACTTCGCCGGCGAACTATCCAACCGAAGTGTGGTCGGCGGGCTTCAACTCTGCCACCCAGCAGATGGAAGGTTTCGATATCGAAGCCAATTATCGCTGGAATATGGAAGAGCTGCTTCCCTGGTTCCCTGGCGATTTCACCATCCGGCATATGATGACCTATCAGCCGGTGAATACGACGGTGAACTTCCCGGGGGCGCCGCCCGCCTGGGCCTTCGCGCCCAAACTGCGCCAGACCTCGTTCCTGAATTACACCAATGGCAATTTCTCGCTGTCGTTGCAGAACCAGCTCCTCAGCAGCGTGAAGAAGGCCACCAACAGCACCCAGGTCTATACCATCCCGCGGTTGGGCTCGAACGATGTGCTCGACGTGACCGTGTCCGAGCGCTTCGATCTGTGGGGCGCCAGCAACGAGGTCTATCTCTCGGTCAGCAATATCGGCAACACGCGCGCACCGCTCTACACCGCGGGCACGGCGGGTCTTCCGGGCTTGTTCTATCCGACGGCGGGCTTCCACGACGATATGGGCCGCTACTTCACGCTCGGCCTGAAGGGGAATTTCTAA
- the cyoA gene encoding ubiquinol oxidase subunit II, with protein sequence MRISDWAGKAKLASRVGLLTLAAVLLSGCDYVVMDPKGPVGEAEKNLILLATGIMLLVVVPVIIMAVAFAWKYRASNTKATYAPDWHHSNTIEAVVWTIPVLIILVLGTVTWITSHSLDPRKEIPSAEKPLEVEVVSLDWKWLFIYPEQGVASVNELAVPVGRTVHFKLTSSGVMNAFFVPQLGTQVYTMSGMQSQLNLRADHPGTYMGISANYSGRGFADMHFAAKALDTAAFKAWVAKAKAAGPLSNAEYAALMKQGTHPVTAYGSVEEGLFHRILNRCAMGGVCTDDAVAMANMKATAPGKPICDDPAKKAVNTKQIKG encoded by the coding sequence GTGCGGATTTCGGATTGGGCTGGAAAAGCCAAATTGGCGTCGCGAGTGGGGCTTCTCACTCTCGCGGCGGTCCTTCTCAGCGGATGTGATTATGTCGTGATGGACCCCAAAGGGCCCGTCGGTGAGGCCGAAAAGAACCTCATTCTTCTGGCGACTGGGATCATGCTTTTGGTCGTGGTGCCGGTGATCATCATGGCCGTGGCCTTTGCCTGGAAGTATCGCGCTTCCAATACTAAGGCGACCTACGCGCCCGACTGGCACCACTCCAACACCATCGAAGCGGTGGTCTGGACCATTCCGGTGCTGATCATTCTGGTCTTGGGCACGGTCACCTGGATCACCTCTCATTCGCTCGACCCGCGCAAAGAGATTCCTTCCGCGGAAAAACCGCTCGAAGTCGAAGTCGTTTCGCTGGATTGGAAATGGCTCTTCATCTATCCGGAACAGGGCGTGGCTTCGGTCAACGAGCTGGCGGTGCCGGTCGGGCGCACGGTGCATTTCAAGCTGACGAGCTCGGGCGTGATGAATGCGTTTTTCGTGCCGCAGCTTGGCACGCAGGTCTATACGATGTCGGGCATGCAGTCCCAGCTGAACCTTCGCGCCGATCATCCCGGCACCTATATGGGCATCTCGGCCAATTACTCAGGCCGCGGCTTTGCCGATATGCATTTCGCGGCCAAGGCGCTGGACACAGCGGCTTTCAAGGCCTGGGTTGCCAAGGCCAAGGCAGCGGGCCCGCTCAGCAATGCCGAATACGCCGCACTGATGAAGCAAGGCACGCATCCGGTCACGGCCTACGGCTCGGTGGAAGAGGGGCTGTTTCACCGCATCCTCAACCGCTGCGCCATGGGCGGGGTTTGCACCGATGATGCCGTCGCGATGGCGAATATGAAAGCCACCGCGCCGGGTAAGCCGATCTGCGATGATCCGGCCAAAAAAGCAGTCAACACCAAACAGATTAAAGGCTGA
- the cyoB gene encoding cytochrome o ubiquinol oxidase subunit I yields MFGKLTLEAIPFHEPIIMGAVSGMVIAAVTVLGTLTYLKRWKWLWTEWLTSVDHKKIGMMYIILALIMLLRGFADALMMRGQQAMASSGGAGFLPPEHFDQVFTAHGVIMIFFMAMPFVIGLMNIVMPLQIGARDVAFPYLNSMSFWLTAAGAMLVNVSLAVGEFAHTGWLAYPPLSELAFSPGVGVDYYIWALQISGLGTLLSGVNLITTILKMRAPGMKMMEMPVFTWTTLCANMLIVAAFPILTVTLAMLGLDRYLGMHFFTHDGGGNAMMYVNLIWAWGHPEVYILVLPAFGIFSEVTATFSGKPLFGYKSMVYATVCITVLSFLVWLHHFFTMGSGAKVNAFFGITTMIISIPTGVKIFNWLFTMYRGRVRLEVPVLWTIGFIITFAIGGMTGVLMAVPPADFVLHNSLFLIAHFHNAIIGGVVFGVMAGFSYWFPKATGIKLDPFLGKVSFWCWFVGFYVAFMPIYALGLMGMTRRLDHVDNAVWHVYLIVAAVGALIIFIGINATVLQIVWSIVKHKKLKDKTGDPWNGRTLEWATSSPPAFYNFAVVPKVHGIDAFWAMKQEGKAPKLEPQYEKIHMPHNTGTGFIIGVTSGVLGFALTWHIWWLVGLAFLVMLGAAVAHSFDEDRDYYVPSETVAATEAARFKVMAEAVQ; encoded by the coding sequence CTGTTCGGCAAGCTGACCCTCGAAGCCATTCCTTTTCACGAGCCCATCATCATGGGGGCCGTGTCGGGCATGGTCATTGCCGCTGTCACCGTGCTGGGCACGCTGACCTATCTGAAGCGCTGGAAATGGCTGTGGACGGAATGGCTGACCTCTGTCGATCACAAGAAGATCGGCATGATGTACATCATCCTGGCCCTCATCATGCTGCTGCGCGGCTTTGCGGACGCGCTGATGATGCGCGGCCAGCAGGCGATGGCGTCTTCGGGCGGGGCAGGGTTCCTGCCACCGGAGCATTTCGACCAGGTCTTCACCGCCCATGGCGTGATCATGATCTTCTTCATGGCCATGCCCTTTGTGATTGGGCTGATGAATATCGTCATGCCGCTGCAGATCGGCGCGCGCGACGTGGCCTTCCCCTATCTCAACTCCATGAGCTTCTGGCTGACGGCCGCGGGCGCCATGCTGGTGAACGTTTCGCTGGCCGTGGGTGAATTCGCCCATACCGGCTGGCTGGCCTATCCGCCGCTCTCGGAACTGGCTTTCTCACCGGGCGTGGGTGTCGATTACTACATCTGGGCTTTGCAGATTTCGGGTCTGGGCACGCTTCTATCCGGCGTGAACCTCATTACCACGATCCTGAAGATGCGCGCCCCGGGCATGAAGATGATGGAGATGCCGGTCTTCACCTGGACCACCCTCTGCGCCAACATGCTGATCGTGGCGGCCTTCCCGATCCTGACGGTGACCCTCGCCATGCTGGGGCTGGACCGCTATCTGGGTATGCATTTCTTCACCCATGACGGCGGCGGCAACGCCATGATGTATGTCAACCTGATCTGGGCCTGGGGCCATCCCGAGGTCTACATCCTGGTGCTGCCGGCTTTCGGTATCTTTTCGGAAGTGACCGCGACCTTCTCAGGCAAGCCGCTCTTCGGCTACAAATCGATGGTCTATGCCACGGTTTGCATCACCGTCCTCAGCTTCCTGGTCTGGCTGCATCACTTCTTCACCATGGGCTCGGGCGCCAAGGTGAATGCCTTCTTCGGCATCACCACCATGATTATCTCGATCCCGACCGGCGTGAAGATCTTCAACTGGCTGTTCACGATGTATCGCGGACGCGTGCGTCTGGAAGTGCCCGTGCTCTGGACCATCGGCTTCATCATCACCTTTGCCATCGGCGGCATGACTGGTGTGTTGATGGCGGTGCCGCCGGCGGACTTCGTGCTGCATAACTCGCTCTTCCTGATCGCCCATTTCCATAACGCCATCATCGGCGGCGTGGTCTTCGGCGTCATGGCGGGCTTCTCCTACTGGTTCCCCAAGGCGACCGGCATCAAACTTGATCCCTTCCTGGGCAAGGTCTCCTTCTGGTGCTGGTTTGTCGGCTTCTATGTCGCCTTCATGCCGATCTATGCCCTCGGCCTGATGGGCATGACCCGCCGCCTCGACCATGTCGATAACGCCGTCTGGCATGTCTATCTGATCGTGGCCGCGGTTGGCGCGCTGATCATCTTCATCGGCATCAACGCGACCGTGCTGCAGATCGTCTGGAGCATCGTGAAGCACAAGAAGCTCAAGGATAAGACGGGCGATCCCTGGAATGGCCGCACCCTGGAATGGGCGACCTCTTCGCCGCCAGCCTTCTATAACTTCGCGGTTGTGCCCAAAGTGCATGGCATCGACGCCTTCTGGGCGATGAAGCAGGAGGGCAAGGCGCCCAAGCTGGAGCCGCAGTATGAGAAAATCCACATGCCGCATAACACCGGCACTGGTTTTATCATCGGCGTCACCTCCGGCGTGCTTGGCTTTGCGCTCACTTGGCATATCTGGTGGCTGGTCGGCTTGGCCTTCCTGGTGATGCTGGGGGCGGCTGTCGCCCATAGCTTCGACGAAGACCGCGATTATTACGTTCCCTCGGAGACGGTTGCTGCCACCGAAGCGGCCCGCTTCAAAGTCATGGCGGAGGCAGTGCAATGA
- the cyoC gene encoding cytochrome o ubiquinol oxidase subunit III, translated as MTAQVLSDHHGDDHAHESNIPLGFWIYLMSDCILFATIFAGFVVLRGNLAGGPSGAELFDLNYVAVETALLLISSLTYGLAMIAMFKNKLPVVLGWLAVTFLLGAGFIGMEIHEFAKLVEEGAGPSRSGFLSGFFTLVGTHGLHVTSGLVWMAVMFAHLFRRGLTQVNQTRLLILSLFWHFLDIIWIGVFSIVYLMGAV; from the coding sequence ATGACGGCCCAAGTACTTTCGGACCATCACGGCGACGATCACGCGCACGAGAGCAATATTCCTCTCGGCTTCTGGATCTACCTGATGAGCGACTGCATTCTGTTCGCGACGATTTTCGCGGGTTTTGTGGTCCTTCGGGGCAATCTGGCGGGCGGGCCTTCGGGCGCGGAGCTCTTCGATCTGAATTATGTGGCAGTCGAAACCGCGCTGCTCCTCATCTCGAGCTTGACCTACGGTTTGGCGATGATCGCCATGTTTAAGAATAAGCTGCCGGTCGTACTCGGTTGGTTGGCAGTGACCTTTCTGCTCGGTGCGGGCTTCATTGGAATGGAAATCCATGAATTCGCTAAGCTGGTGGAAGAGGGCGCCGGTCCCAGCCGTTCAGGCTTTCTTTCAGGCTTCTTTACTCTAGTCGGTACCCACGGGCTGCACGTCACCTCGGGCCTGGTGTGGATGGCTGTGATGTTCGCCCATCTCTTCCGCCGCGGCCTGACCCAGGTCAATCAGACCCGTCTGTTGATCCTCAGCCTCTTCTGGCACTTCCTCGACATCATCTGGATCGGGGTTTTCAGCATCGTCTATCTGATGGGAGCCGTCTGA
- the cyoD gene encoding cytochrome o ubiquinol oxidase subunit IV — MNAPVKQPSHGSDHAGHGTVTSYVIGFVLSVILTAIPFALVMNHMLPAQTAILAVVAIGVVQILVHLFFFLHMNTSSGQVWNNTAFIFTVVVVGILVVGSLWIMYHLNMNMMPGMMPTE; from the coding sequence ATGAACGCGCCCGTAAAACAACCCAGCCATGGCAGCGATCACGCGGGCCACGGTACCGTCACCTCTTATGTGATCGGTTTCGTCCTCTCGGTTATCCTGACGGCCATCCCCTTTGCTCTGGTGATGAACCATATGCTCCCGGCTCAGACTGCCATCCTGGCGGTTGTTGCGATCGGCGTGGTGCAGATCCTGGTGCATCTGTTCTTCTTCCTGCACATGAACACCAGCTCGGGGCAGGTCTGGAACAACACCGCCTTCATCTTCACCGTAGTGGTGGTGGGAATCCTGGTCGTAGGCTCGCTCTGGATCATGTATCACCTCAACATGAACATGATGCCGGGCATGATGCCGACCGAATAG
- a CDS encoding helix-turn-helix domain-containing protein yields MSPKTANAIDTYVAGRLRSYRRQLGLSQADVAKKIGITFQQIQKYEAGINRVGAGRLFQIASLYAIPVQDFFPNGPVADDAAKRSAQTNEVAAFASSIDGLRLCEAFLGIKEAKQRRVILSLIEEIQQQGQRELVSDTV; encoded by the coding sequence ATGTCCCCGAAAACCGCCAACGCGATCGACACCTATGTCGCGGGGCGCCTTCGCAGCTACCGCCGCCAGCTTGGACTGTCGCAGGCTGACGTCGCCAAGAAGATCGGCATCACCTTCCAGCAGATTCAAAAATACGAAGCGGGCATCAATCGCGTCGGTGCTGGACGGCTGTTTCAAATCGCATCGCTCTACGCCATTCCAGTGCAGGACTTCTTCCCAAATGGCCCTGTGGCAGATGATGCTGCCAAGCGCAGCGCGCAGACCAATGAGGTTGCCGCTTTCGCCAGCAGCATAGATGGGCTGCGTCTCTGTGAAGCCTTTCTGGGTATCAAGGAAGCCAAGCAGCGCCGGGTTATCCTCTCCCTGATCGAGGAAATCCAGCAGCAAGGCCAACGAGAGCTCGTCAGCGACACGGTATAA
- a CDS encoding response regulator transcription factor, translating into MDRQLNISIVDDDDVARDALRVLLEAASFKVKDYASATAFLDDDVFGTSCVVADMVMPGMDGLSLQREVARRRHDLPVVIVSGFGEIDLAVQAMKAGAVDFLEKPCDGEALLQCIRRALEIGEKTRSQAAAAKQAKRLVGSLTPREKHVLDELVGGLSNKAVAQKLGISPRTVEVYRAQIMTKLKADSLSDLVRTALCATG; encoded by the coding sequence ATGGACAGGCAATTGAATATTTCCATCGTGGACGACGACGACGTGGCCCGAGACGCACTTCGCGTCTTGCTCGAAGCAGCCAGTTTCAAGGTTAAGGACTACGCCTCCGCCACAGCCTTCCTGGATGATGATGTGTTCGGCACATCCTGCGTTGTCGCCGATATGGTGATGCCAGGTATGGATGGCCTTAGCTTGCAGCGCGAAGTCGCTCGGCGGCGCCATGACCTGCCTGTGGTGATCGTTTCAGGATTCGGAGAAATCGATCTCGCCGTGCAAGCAATGAAAGCTGGCGCCGTCGATTTTCTTGAAAAGCCTTGCGATGGCGAGGCTTTGCTCCAATGCATCCGCCGCGCTCTGGAGATAGGCGAAAAGACCAGAAGCCAAGCCGCGGCGGCTAAACAAGCAAAGCGTCTTGTCGGCTCGCTGACACCACGCGAGAAACATGTTCTCGACGAACTGGTCGGCGGGTTATCAAACAAGGCGGTAGCACAGAAGCTCGGCATATCCCCGCGAACTGTGGAGGTATATCGCGCGCAGATCATGACCAAGCTCAAGGCGGACAGCCTTTCCGACCTTGTACGAACAGCTTTATGTGCGACGGGTTGA
- a CDS encoding NAD(P)H-dependent oxidoreductase, whose amino-acid sequence MPPDLHLETLPETGAFSGAMKKLVIINGHPDPRSQRFCAGLAQAYQQGAEEAGWRVTRVELGALPLTSIADLAENRCSADIQAILAGIECASRLALIYPLWFDRPPQALLAVLGHYARLQWSPAGGRKAHVVITMDMPGFAYRPMMRGGQRPLMLDIPGIIAEEPVLIGCASSIAAASRQEWLSAMRDFGGRSHLGMLSPPSRIGELAAAVDRTVSHWWAGL is encoded by the coding sequence GTGCCGCCTGATCTCCATCTGGAAACCTTGCCTGAGACTGGCGCGTTTTCAGGGGCGATGAAAAAGCTTGTGATCATCAATGGACATCCCGACCCTCGGTCGCAGCGCTTCTGTGCCGGTTTGGCACAGGCCTATCAGCAGGGTGCGGAGGAGGCGGGTTGGCGTGTAACGCGGGTGGAGCTTGGGGCGCTGCCACTTACCAGCATCGCTGATCTGGCCGAAAATCGCTGCAGTGCGGATATTCAAGCCATTCTGGCGGGGATCGAATGTGCCTCCAGATTGGCGCTGATTTACCCCTTATGGTTTGACCGACCGCCACAAGCCTTGCTGGCGGTGTTGGGCCATTATGCGCGGCTGCAATGGAGCCCCGCAGGCGGGCGCAAGGCGCATGTGGTCATTACAATGGATATGCCGGGCTTTGCCTATCGCCCGATGATGCGCGGCGGACAGCGTCCACTGATGCTGGATATTCCAGGTATTATCGCGGAAGAGCCGGTCCTGATCGGCTGTGCCTCCAGCATTGCCGCCGCAAGCCGTCAGGAGTGGCTATCTGCTATGCGGGATTTTGGCGGGCGGAGCCATCTTGGTATGTTGTCCCCACCATCGCGGATCGGCGAGCTTGCTGCGGCAGTAGACCGTACCGTCTCGCATTGGTGGGCCGGGCTTTAG
- a CDS encoding PAS-domain containing protein: MHKVFEIAMGAYLQLLAGVSWLSHWLQPNAGDSYATAALVVSALLIGICCAIWAVVLRLRFHAYREAMKSALAKAQGDIRFREAMISACPEAIAVLGSDMHAPLSYRGGAGLLQACLDGPDAPLLAARLETLLAHGAAFSAVVRTAAFPQVSVRGCAVGSRAAVFFRIDKDASSADADYTALLDALPVPVWIRNRHLVLTWANRAFLAATGQATLRDAQLCDAKLDKSERDLMRVASEGGDVDAVRRFAVVDGERRVFSLNMKKLPDRSVGAFATDLTDLAKAEARAQLNTESHTAILNTLETAVAIFGADQRLIQCNSAYVRMWHLPQDWLATRPTLNDILDRLREMRRVPEQRNFTAWKQEHLAQFEHAGQHVTETWHLPNGISVDVRSVPYLAGGAVYLFRDISEKLAQEESYQLLKRSQRAVLDTVETATAMFGPDGRLRIHNEAFAALWRLEDSELAGEPHLTKVADLCSSRTGRDGIWSMIAAGISAPDPERYNAWGDLVRADGKSLNLSLSRLPDGATMVSFGDVTDLSRFSVAISETPVLPPVQLNEPVISAA; the protein is encoded by the coding sequence ATGCACAAGGTTTTTGAAATCGCCATGGGCGCCTATCTCCAGCTTCTCGCCGGGGTGTCATGGCTTTCTCACTGGCTCCAGCCCAATGCCGGCGACAGCTATGCCACGGCGGCGCTCGTTGTCTCCGCCCTGCTTATCGGAATTTGCTGCGCTATATGGGCCGTGGTGTTGCGGCTGCGCTTTCACGCCTATCGCGAGGCAATGAAAAGCGCGCTCGCCAAAGCCCAAGGCGATATCCGCTTTCGCGAGGCGATGATTTCCGCCTGCCCCGAAGCGATCGCAGTGCTCGGATCGGACATGCACGCCCCGCTCTCCTATCGCGGCGGCGCAGGCCTTCTGCAGGCTTGTCTCGACGGCCCGGACGCACCGCTTCTGGCCGCCCGGCTCGAAACCCTTCTGGCGCATGGGGCGGCCTTCAGCGCCGTCGTACGCACCGCCGCCTTTCCGCAAGTGAGTGTGCGCGGCTGTGCTGTGGGCTCTCGCGCGGCAGTGTTTTTCCGCATCGACAAAGACGCTTCCAGCGCTGACGCTGACTACACCGCCTTGCTCGATGCCCTGCCCGTTCCGGTTTGGATTCGCAATCGCCACCTCGTGCTCACCTGGGCCAACCGCGCTTTCCTGGCGGCCACCGGCCAAGCCACTTTGCGCGATGCCCAGCTCTGTGATGCCAAGCTCGACAAATCCGAACGCGACCTGATGCGCGTCGCCTCCGAGGGCGGCGATGTTGACGCCGTGCGCCGTTTCGCCGTGGTGGATGGCGAGCGCCGCGTCTTCTCCCTCAACATGAAAAAGCTGCCTGATCGCAGCGTGGGTGCCTTTGCGACCGATCTCACGGATTTGGCCAAAGCCGAAGCGCGCGCCCAGCTCAACACCGAATCCCACACCGCCATTCTCAATACCCTCGAGACGGCTGTGGCAATTTTTGGCGCCGACCAGCGGCTGATACAGTGCAACAGCGCGTATGTCCGCATGTGGCACCTGCCGCAGGATTGGCTGGCAACCCGTCCGACCTTGAACGATATCCTCGACCGGCTGCGCGAAATGCGCCGCGTGCCGGAGCAGCGCAACTTCACCGCTTGGAAGCAGGAGCACCTCGCCCAATTCGAGCATGCCGGCCAGCATGTTACAGAGACCTGGCACCTGCCTAATGGGATCAGCGTCGATGTGCGCTCTGTGCCCTATCTGGCGGGCGGCGCGGTCTATCTCTTCCGCGATATCAGCGAGAAGCTGGCCCAGGAAGAAAGCTATCAGCTTCTCAAGCGGTCCCAGCGCGCCGTGCTGGATACGGTCGAGACTGCGACCGCGATGTTCGGCCCCGATGGCCGCCTCAGAATTCACAACGAGGCCTTTGCCGCACTGTGGCGGCTGGAAGACAGCGAACTCGCCGGCGAGCCGCATCTGACCAAGGTTGCCGACCTTTGCTCCAGCCGCACGGGCCGGGATGGCATCTGGAGCATGATCGCGGCCGGCATCAGCGCGCCCGATCCGGAACGTTACAATGCCTGGGGCGACTTGGTGCGGGCCGATGGCAAGAGCCTAAATTTGTCCCTCTCCCGGCTGCCTGATGGCGCCACCATGGTTTCTTTTGGCGATGTCACGGATTTGTCCCGCTTCAGCGTCGCCATCAGCGAGACGCCGGTATTACCGCCCGTGCAGCTCAATGAGCCGGTGATTTCAGCCGCCTGA